The Rhodocytophaga rosea genome has a segment encoding these proteins:
- a CDS encoding GNAT family protein, translating into MEEVEKLLAERADKLLFYSPYSFIREIGPEIQYEKLIKNKIIDFSDKPDHIIQEVVVGNYTQQFLVNYLSWDAGYFQIPTYRIFAVLYRHKHFPILSQAVTCFRNTFIAGKRKYCFIEIPSEDSLLLQAFTHAGFKLIETRLTYYLPDVQSYENERFPVHKANENDVSALKKVAAEARNPYDRIHADSIFTQEIADQYLATYIEQAINGFADAVLVPSEEQIPAHAFVALSYLANDSKELNCQLSRILLTAVDPSSRGWHYKLISEAVYQSKSVGAKYLLMTTQTTNRAVIRNCEKLGFRLGSSTHILSAYNQD; encoded by the coding sequence ATGGAAGAAGTAGAAAAACTGCTTGCAGAAAGGGCGGATAAACTTTTATTTTATTCTCCTTACAGTTTTATCAGGGAAATCGGCCCGGAAATACAGTATGAAAAATTAATCAAAAATAAAATTATTGATTTTTCTGATAAACCAGACCATATCATCCAAGAAGTAGTAGTTGGAAATTATACGCAGCAGTTTCTTGTAAATTATTTGTCCTGGGATGCCGGTTATTTTCAAATTCCTACATACAGAATATTTGCAGTGCTCTACCGGCACAAACATTTTCCGATTCTATCTCAGGCAGTTACCTGTTTTAGAAATACTTTTATTGCCGGTAAACGAAAGTATTGTTTTATAGAAATACCCTCTGAAGATAGCCTATTATTACAGGCCTTTACCCATGCTGGTTTCAAACTGATCGAAACCAGGCTAACCTATTATCTGCCCGATGTACAATCCTATGAAAACGAAAGATTTCCTGTACATAAGGCTAATGAAAATGATGTTTCTGCTCTGAAAAAAGTAGCTGCAGAAGCCCGTAATCCCTATGACCGTATTCATGCAGATAGCATATTCACCCAGGAAATAGCAGACCAGTATCTGGCTACCTATATAGAGCAGGCTATAAACGGATTTGCAGATGCAGTACTTGTGCCATCAGAAGAACAGATTCCGGCTCATGCTTTTGTAGCACTCAGCTATCTGGCAAACGATTCAAAAGAGTTAAACTGTCAGTTATCGCGAATTCTGCTTACAGCTGTTGATCCCTCAAGCCGGGGCTGGCATTATAAACTCATCTCAGAAGCAGTGTATCAGTCAAAATCTGTTGGAGCAAAGTACCTGCTCATGACTACACAAACTACAAACCGGGCGGTGATCAGAAACTGTGAAAAATTAGGGTTCAGGCTGGGAAGCAGCACACATATTTTATCCGCTTATAACCAAGATTAG
- a CDS encoding sugar 3,4-ketoisomerase, translating to MEKPYVITFPKLGDSNVGYISVAELEKSVPFEVKRIFWTYFTPENIIRGRHAHYHTQHVLIAVNGQITITAEMPGGDIHRFVLSTPEQGLYIPPCVWPTMQYSHHAVQLALASTEYTESDYIREYARFKEVWKK from the coding sequence ATGGAGAAGCCTTATGTAATTACATTTCCTAAACTCGGCGATTCTAATGTTGGCTATATATCAGTAGCAGAATTAGAAAAATCTGTTCCTTTTGAAGTAAAACGTATTTTCTGGACTTATTTTACGCCAGAGAATATCATTAGAGGAAGACATGCACACTATCATACCCAGCACGTGCTGATTGCAGTGAATGGGCAAATTACAATTACTGCTGAAATGCCGGGTGGGGACATTCATCGGTTTGTTCTATCAACACCAGAACAGGGACTCTATATACCTCCTTGTGTATGGCCCACTATGCAATATTCCCATCATGCGGTGCAATTAGCCCTGGCTTCTACTGAGTATACAGAAAGCGATTACATACGGGAATACGCCAGATTTAAAGAAGTATGGAAGAAGTAG